The Malus domestica chromosome 10, GDT2T_hap1 genome contains a region encoding:
- the LOC103429730 gene encoding uncharacterized protein isoform X24 encodes MSKPSLRLQFTKLLVFYHVLLWQLGHWPQSKLHCRADVARLPEDEVSALRDFMSNTELRPEQIIEVTYCSDVVRTYGFVIECNCTNESGCRITGIRMSYLGLTGTIHEKVGDLTSLTYLILSNNTLHGGIPDTIGNLKNLQVLDLSRNQLNGSIPASLGRLVSLEYLYLQYNLLSQGIPPSFGSLTKLTELNLQFNMISDSIPEDFGNLSSLTIMELSENQLSGPLPQSLGNLTTLTTFYVSANNLSGKFPETYGNLTSLKKFSIAGNYISGPLPVETIAKWTNITHLVLVGNNFEGNLTEKIFRLPKLQYLLITDLANNSFPLPPKINNSANFISLTLRNCSINGTIPKYIGENMTSLRYLDLSFNKLTGGLPQNMSSKMIYMSFSRNMLNGTIAPSILGDSQTRIDLSFNYFSAEGSPVQSNQQLNLFACCRNSSTTEPQMMDPFEMKNRYCPENEPEYHSLFINCGGEETIVDGHQYDQDNDTSLFYTSPKKSWAYSLSGDFGVPESNTSNYIKSMTRGVHEAPLYEKARFSPISLEYYVFCLRKGNYIVTLYFKEIVDSKDEDYSSLRKRVFDVYIQDVRRLDYFKIREEEGTTEGPITKKISAVVVNDSGLLNIHLYWPGKGSYQYHPSFNGPLISAISVTPEFDPDKSKGQFVALITLASIVAALPLSLAFAWRMGWLPSEGFPKIETSQEKIVDEYQDSEELPSQEENGDEQRNTKDQGTRKNTEKYQGQEEIGDEHQDNEELPSQEEIGDEHQDNEELPSQEEIGDEHQDNEELPSQEEIGDEHQDNEELPSQEEIGDEPRNTKGQEEVGDEQRNTKDQGRRKNTKTKRKKKEKLGDEHPNIVKKLGMFGLSYGFPLGMSSEELPSKEEIGDEHQDSEELPSQEEIGDEQRNTKGQQEINDEQRNTKDQGRRKNTETKRKKKEKIGDDHPDTVKKLGQEEIGEEHQDSEELPNQEEIGDEHQDREELPSQEEIGDEQRNTKGQEEIGDEQRNTKDQGRRKNTETKRKKKEKIGDERPNTIKKLGMFGLSYGLPLDMSSEELPSKEEIGDEHQDSEELPSQEEIGDEQRNTKDQGRRKNTETKRKKKEKIGDERPNTVKKLGMFGLSYGLPLDMSSEELPSQEEIGDEQRKTKDQGRWKNTETKRKKKEKIGDEHPDTVKKLGMLGLSYGFPLGMSSEELPSEEEIGDEQQDSEELPSQEEIGDEQRNRKGQEEIGEEQRNTKDQGRQKNTETKRKKKEKIGDEHPDTVKKLGMFGLSYGFPLGMSNEELPSQEEIGDEHQDSEELPSQQEIGDEQRNKKGQEEIGDEQRNTKDQGRWKNTETKTKKKEKIGDEHPDTVKKLGMLGLSYGFPLGMSSEELPSEEEIGDEHQDSEELPSQEEIGDEQRNRKGQEEIGDEQRNTKDQGRRKNTETKRKKKEKIGDEHPDTVKKLGMFGLSYGFPLGMSSEELPSQEEIGDEHQDSEKLPSQEEIGDEQRNMKGQEEIGDEQRNTKDQGRRKNTETKMKKKEKIGDEHPDIVKKLGMLGSSYGFPLGMSSEELPSQEEISDEHQDNEELPSQEKIGDEQRNTKGQEEIGDEQRNTKDQGRRKNTKTKMKKKEKIGDEHPDTVKKLGMLGLSYGFPLGMSSEELLSQEEIGDEHQDSEELRSQEEISDEQRNTKGQEEIGDEQINTKDQGRRTNTKTRRKKNEKIGDEHLDAVKELINATENFSDKKKLGHSETFFMAQLPSHTVAVKKLDSAHFKGKIDKLKEEIGIIESLQHNNILKLLHAYIGKDLQFLVYEYMENKSLEDILFGSSTSGTIKLDWNTRVNICLGIAQGLQYLHERVQIVHTNIKSANILLNEKLEAKISDFGFANLYSEEDKVMAIGRETKKGYTAPEYLQTDDLDSKLDVFSFGVVVLEIVSGERNVRNQSKKETEVLLDRAYKANRNGNLKSLVDKNLSTFDEREALIILKLALECTTMGASVRPEMSGVVSVLLGEKSIDEVCSPAKPTGDINVVGSLEELAGISDMAAKPTGDINVVGSLEESAGISDMAESLSPLWGS; translated from the exons ATGAGTAAGCCTTCTCTAAGACTGCAGTTTACTAAGCTTCTTGTTTTTTACCATGTTCTACTTTGGCAACTTGGACACTGGCCTCAATCCAAACTCCACTGCAGAGCCGACGTGGCTCGACTGCCGGAAGATGAAG TGTCTGCTCTCCGTGACTTTATGAGCAACACAGAGTTAAGGCCAGAGCAAATCATTGAGGTGACGTATTGCAGTGATGTAGTCCGGACTTACGGTTTTGTCATCGAATGTAATTGCACTAATGAGAGTGGATGCCGGATCACTGGAAT TAGAATGAGCTACTTAGGTTTAACTGGAACTATTCATGAAAAAGTGGGTGATCTTACAAGCCTAACCTACCT CATTCTATCCAACAACACACTTCATGGCGGAATACCAGACACCATTGGGAATTTGAAGAATCTCCAAGTCCT GGATCTATCGCGAAATCAACTCAATGGTTCAATACCAGCAAGCTTAGGGCGCTTGGTTTCTCTTGAATATCT ATATCTGCAATACAACTTGCTTAGCCAAGGTATACCACCAAGTTTTGGTTCACTGACGAAACTTACTGAATT GAATCTGCAGTTTAATATGATATCAGACTCAATTCCTGAGGATTTTGGAAATCTTTCGAGTCTTACAATTAT GGAACTGTCTGAGAATCAGCTGTCTGGTCCTCTTCCACAAAGCCTCGGAAACTTGACAACTCTCACAACCTT CTATGTGTCAGCCAATAATTTGAGTGGGAAATTTCCAGAAACTTATGGAAACCTCACAAGCCTGAAAAAGTT TTCGATAGCCGGGAATTACATTTCTGGTCCCTTACCAGTTGAAACCATAGCCAAGTGGACTAATATCACTCACCT GGTGCTCGTGGGAAACAATTTCGAAGGAAACTTGACTGAAAAAATATTCCGCTTGCCAAAGCTTCAGTATCT GTTGATAACTGACCTggcaaataatagtttcccaTTACCACCAAAAATCAACAACAGTGCCAATTTCATTTCTCT AACACTGAGGAACTGCTCAATCAACGGCACAATCCCCAAATACATTGGTGAAAATATGACATCCCTAAGATACCT AGACTTGAGCTTCAATAAGTTAACTGGTGGCCTCCCTCAGAATATGAGTTCAAAAATGATTTACat GTCTTTTTCTAGAAATATGCTTAACGGGACAATCGCACCTTCGATACTTGGGGACTCCCAAACTAGGAT AGATCTTTCGTTCAACTATTTTTCAGCAGAAGGCTCTCCAGTACAAAGCAACCAACAACT GAACTTGTTTGCATGCTGCCGCAACTCCTCAACCACTGAGCCACAAat GATGGATCCATTTGAAATGAAGAACAGATACTGTCCTGAAAACGAACCGGAGT ACCATTCCTTGTTTATTAATTGTGGTGGTGAAGAAACAATCGTAGATGGGCATCAATATGATCAAGATAATGACACATCCCTCTTTTACACAAGTCCAAAGAAAAGCTGGGCTTACAGCCTTTCCGGAGACTTTGGTGTACCAGAAAGTAATACTAGTAATTATATCAAGAGCATGACACGTGGAGTTCATGAGGCACCGTTGTATGAAAAAGCTCGGTTTTCCCCGATATCTCTCGAGTATTATGTTTTTTGTCTACGCAAAGGCAATTATATTGTGACGCTTTATTTCAAGGAAATTGTAGACAGTAAGGATGAAGATTATAGTAGTTTAAGAAAACGCGTATTTGATGTATATATTCAG GATGTGAGGAGACTAGATTATTTCAAGATTAGGGAGGAGGAGGGAACTACAGAAGGACCAATAACTAAAAAGATTTCAGCTGTGGTTGTAAATGATAGCGGTCTATTGAACATCCACTTGTACTGGCCTGGAAAGGGATCGTATCAATACCATCCTAGTTTTAATGGACCTCTAATATCAGCTATTTCTGTGACTCCTG AGTTCGATCCCGATAAAAGCAAAGGTCAATTTGTTGCATTGATTACGCTTGCTTCAATTGTTGCTGCTCTGCCGCTTTCATTGGCTTTTGCTTGGAGGATGGGCTGGCTGCCAAGCGAAGGGTTCCCCA AAATCGAAACAAGTCAAGAAAAAATAGTTGATGAGTATCAAGACAGCGAAGAGCTCCCCA GTCAAGAAGAAAATGGTGATGAGCAGAGAAACACGAAAGATCAAGGCACGCGgaagaacacagaaaaatatcAAG GTCAAGAAGAAATAGGAGATGAGCATCAAGACAACGAAGAGCTCCCCA GTCAAGAAGAAATAGGAGATGAGCATCAAGACAACGAAGAGCTCCCCA GTCAAGAAGAAATAGGAGATGAGCATCAAGACAACGAAGAGCTCCCCA GTCAAGAAGAAATAGGTGATGAGCATCAAGACAACGAAGAGCTCCCCA GTCAAGAAGAAATAGGTGATGAGCCGAGAAACACGAAAGGTCAAGAAGAAGTAGGAGATGAACAGAGAAACACGAAAGATCAAGGCAGGCGGaagaacacaaaaacaaagaggaagaaaaaggaaaaactaGGTGATGAGCATCCAAACATCGTCAAAAAATTGGGTATGTTCGGATTGAGCTATGGATTTCCGTTGGGAATGTCAAGCGAAGAGCTCCCCA GTAAAGAAGAAATAGGTGATGAGCATCAAGACAGCGAAGAGCTCCCCA GTCAAGAAGAAATAGGTGATGAGCAGAGAAACACGAAAGGTCAACAAGAAATAAATGACGAGCAGAGAAACACGAAAGATCAAGGCAGGCGGAAGAACACAGaaacaaagaggaagaaaaaggaaaaaataggTGATGATCATCCAGACACCGTAAAAAAATTGG GTCAAGAAGAAATAGGTGAGGAGCATCAAGACAGCGAAGAGCTCCCCA aTCAAGAAGAAATAGGTGATGAGCATCAAGACAGGGAAGAGCTCCCCA GCCAAGAAGAAATAGGTGATGAGCAGAGAAACACGAAAGGTCAAGAAGAAATAGGTGATGAGCAGAGAAACACGAAAGATCAAGGCAGGCGGAAGAACACAGaaacaaagaggaagaaaaaggaaaaaataggTGATGAGCGTCCAAACACCATCAAAAAATTGGGTATGTTCGGATTGAGCTATGGATTACCGTTGGATATGTCAAGCGAAGAGCTCCCCA GTAAAGAAGAAATAGGTGATGAGCATCAAGACAGCGAAGAACTCCCCA GCCAAGAAGAAATAGGTGATGAGCAGAGAAACACGAAAGATCAAGGCAGGCGGAAGAACACAGaaacaaagaggaagaaaaaggaaaaaataggTGATGAGCGTCCAAACACCGTCAAAAAATTGGGTATGTTCGGATTGAGCTATGGATTACCGTTGGATATGTCAAGCGAAGAGCTCCCCA gCCAAGAAGAAATAGGTGATGAGCAGAGAAAAACGAAAGATCAAGGCAGGTGGAAGAACACAGaaacaaagaggaagaaaaaggaaaaaataggTGATGAGCATCCCGACACCGTCAAAAAATTGGGTATGTTGGGATTGAGCTATGGATTTCCGTTGGGTATGTCAAGCGAAGAGCTCCCCA GTGAAGAAGAAATAGGTGatgaacaacaagatagcgaagAGCTCCCCA gtCAAGAAGAAATAGGTGATGAGCAGAGAAACAGGAAAGGTCAAGAAGAAATAGGTGAGGAGCAGAGAAACACGAAAGATCAAGGCAGGCAGAAGAACACagaaacaaaaaggaagaaaaaggaaaaaataggTGATGAGCATCCAGACACTGTAAAAAAATTGGGTATGTTCGGATTGAGCTATGGATTTCCGTTGGGTATGTCAAACGAAGAGCTCCCCA GTCAAGAAGAAATAGGTGATGAGCATCAAGACAGCGAAGAACTCCCCA GTCAACAAGAAATAGGTGATGAGCAGAGAAACAAGAAAGGTCAAGAAGAAATTGGTGATGAGCAGAGAAACACGAAAGATCAAGGCAGGTGGAAGAACACAGAAACAAAGacgaagaaaaaggaaaaaataggTGATGAGCATCCAGACACCGTCAAAAAATTGGGTATGTTGGGATTGAGCTATGGATTTCCGTTGGGTATGTCAAGCGAAGAGCTCCCCA GTGAAGAAGAAATAGGTGATGAGCATCAAGATAGCGAAGAGCTCCCCA gtCAAGAAGAAATAGGTGATGAGCAGAGAAACAGGAAAGGTCAAGAAGAAATAGGTGATGAGCAGAGAAACACGAAAGATCAAGGCAGGCGGAAGAACACTGaaacaaagaggaagaaaaaggaaaaaataggTGATGAGCATCCAGACACTGTAAAAAAATTGGGTATGTTCGGATTGAGCTATGGATTTCCGTTGGGTATGTCAAGCGAAGAGCTCCCCA GTCAAGAAGAAATAGGTGATGAGCATCAAGACAGCGAAAAGCTCCCTA GTCAAGAAGAAATAGGTGATGAGCAAAGAAACATGAAAGGTCAAGAAGAAATAGGGGATGAGCAGAGAAACACGAAAGATCAAGGTAGGCGGAAGAACACAGAaacaaagatgaagaaaaaggaaaaaataggTGATGAGCATCCAGACATTGTTAAAAAATTGGGTATGTTGGGATCGAGCTATGGATTTCCGTTGGGTATGTCAAGCGAAGAGCTCCCCA gTCAAGAAGAAATAAGTGATGAGCATCAAGACAACGAAGAGCTCCCCA GTCAAGAAAAAATAGGTGATGAGCAGAGAAACACGAAAGGTCAAGAAGAAATAGGGGATGAGCAGAGAAACACGAAAGATCAAGGCAGGCGGaagaacacaaaaacaaagatgaagaaaaaggaaaaaataggTGATGAGCATCCAGACACTGTTAAAAAATTGGGTATGTTGGGATTGAGCTATGGATTTCCGTTGGGTATGTCAAGCGAAGAGCTCCTCA GTCAAGAAGAAATAGGTGATGAGCATCAAGACAGCGAAGAGCTCCGCA GTCAAGAAGAAATAAGTGATGAGCAGAGAAACACGAAAGGTCAAGAAGAAATTGGTGATGAGCAGATAAACACGAAAGATCAAGGCAGGCGGACGAACAcaaaaacaaggaggaagaaaaatgaaaaaataggTGATGAGCATCTAGACGCCGTCAAAGAATTAATAAATGCTACCGAAAATTTTAGcgacaaaaaaaaacttggtcATTCTGAGACATTTTTTATG GCACAACTGCCAAGTCATACTGTGGCCGTGAAGAAACTAGATTCCGCTCATTTTAAGGGAAAAATCGATAAACTGAAAGAGGAAATTGGCATCATAGAGTCATTGCAACACAACAATATCCTTAAACTGTTGCATGCTTATATTGGAAAAGACCTCCAATTTCTTGTTTACGAATACATGGAAAATAAATCCCTTGAAGACATCTTATTTG GCTCGAGTACTTCTGGCACAATCAAGCTTGATTGGAATACAAGGGTTAACATTTGCTTGGGAATAGCACAGGGTTTGCAATATCTACATGAGAGAGTACAGATTGTTCATACGAATATAAAATCTGCTAATATTCTTCTTAATGAAAAACTTGAGGCTAAGATATCGGACTTTGGATTTGCAAATCTTTATTCTGAAGAAGATAAAGTTATGGCCATCGGAAGAGAAACAAAGAA AGGCTACACGGCGCCAGAGTATTTGCAAACGGATGATTTAGATAGCAAACTGGATGTTTTCAGCTTTGGGGTGGTCGTACTTGAAATTGTTAGTGGGGAGAGAAACGTACGTaaccaatcaaagaaggaaactGAGGTTCTTTTAGACAGG GCTTATAAAGCAAATAGAAACGGAAATTTGAAGAGCTTGGTTGATAAGAATTTGTCTACATTTGATGAAAGAGAAGCCCTTATCATCTTGAAATTAGCATTGGAGTGCACCACGATGGGTGCTAGTGTCAGACCTGAAATGTCTGGAGTTGTTAGTGTTCTTCTTGGCGAAAAAAGCATTGACGAGGTTTGTTCACCTGCCAAGCCCACTGGCGACATCAATGTTGTTGGTTCCCTCGAAGAGTTGGCAGGCATTTCTGATATGGCTGCCAAGCCCACTGGCGACATCAATGTTGTTGGTTCCCTCGAAGAGTCGGCAGGCATTTCTGATATGGCAGAGTCTCTTTCCCCACTTTGGGGAAGTTGA